The genomic region CTGAGCCAGGGGAGGACGATCGAGCTGCTCCTGGAGCGGTCCAAGCGGGCGAACCGCACGGTCCCGATCCGGCGCACCTTCCTGCAGCAGGTTGCCCCGGGCTCCAGCAGCAACGAGAAGATTCCGGGGCCGCTCCGGACCTTGGTGAGCAAGAAGCAGGAGCGGCCGCTGGACATCTACCTGCTGTTGGCAGCGGTGACCGGAGCCGGGGACTACTCAGCGACGGACTGGTCGACGACCTGGGCCCGTTCGGTCGGGCTCTTCGACGAGAACACCGGCGGAGCGGCTGTCTCCAGGACCTGGAAGGCATTGAAGGACCTCAACCTCGTCTCGACGGAGCGGGGCGAAGGCCGCAAGACGAGGGTCACCAAACTCTTGGAGGACGGTACGGGCCTGCCCTACAGGAAGCCGGGCGACGGACCGTACTTCCAGCTGCCGTTCGAGTACTGGGGCGAGGGCTTCAACACCAAGCTGAGTCTTCCCGGAAAGGCGATGCTCCTGATCGCCCTCAGCCTGCGGAAGCCCGAGTTCGCCCTCGTGCACGCCAAGATCCAGGAGTGGTACGGCATCAACACCCAGACCGTCGCCAAGGGCATCGGCGAGCTCATCGAGCACGGAGCCCTGGAGAAGTCGGGGATGGAGCTGTACGAGACGCTTCACACGAGGTCCGGCAAGGGCTCCCGCCCGCTCTACCGGTTCCAGGCCCCGTTCATCCTCACCGGGCTTCCCATGCCCGCCAAGGAGACTTCCTCCGAGTAACAGGCCCGGAGGAAAAACAAGACCGCACCGCCCTCCAAGGTTGACGCCGAGAGGCGGTGCGGTCCCAAGTGCCGGTCTCACCGGCAGATTGTTGGTTGCAATGTCCACCTTAAACAATGCCCCCGTACACCCCCTCTCCCCCCGTCGGCGACTGCCTCGGGCCGTGCTGATCATCTTTGTCCTGGGCTTCCTCTGGACCGTCGACCCTGGATACGTCGACACGATTGCGACGTGGCTCGGCATCCTCGTTGTGCTGCTGCCCGCTCCGCGTCCCACGGTCTGCGGGCACCAGCAGCTGCCCGGAGTCGCCACCGCCTGATAACCGCAGGCAGCAAGGCCGGGGTGTGATTGCCCCGCAATCACACCCCGGCCTCTCGTCGCTGCCGCTGCTACACCGCACTCGGCTTCGCCAGGCAGGGCGCTCGATCCGCGAACGCGCCCGTCGACGCCCTGCACCAACCACACCAAGCCCTCGCGCATCCGCGAAAGCGTCCCCCCTGCTAGACGATCAAGAAAACCTTCCCAGCGCTGGGAAAGAATCGAGGACAGCATGGGCGTCGTCGGCGACAGCCTGGACCGCGCCTCGCAGGAGGCGTTCACCCGCCCCATCCCCAAGTCCGCGGGCGCACAGATGCGGTACCTGGTCCGGCAGTACAAGGGCTCCACCCGGGCCGTGGCCGGCTTGCTGGGGATCTCGCAGCGCACTGTGGAGCGGTACGTCAGCGGCCAGTTCCGCACGCCCAAGGCGCCCCTTGCGGCCCGGATGGAGACCGAGGTGCGTCAGCGCTGGCAGCCCCGCGTACGCCGATACGCCAGAGCGAAGGCCGCCCGGGAGACCGGGCTGACCATCGAGACCCGCGCCCGGTTCGGATTCACCGCCGCACCCG from Streptomyces virginiae harbors:
- the tpg gene encoding telomere-protecting terminal protein Tpg, with translation MGVVGDSLDRASQEAFTRPIPKSAGAQMRYLVRQYKGSTRAVAGLLGISQRTVERYVSGQFRTPKAPLAARMETEVRQRWQPRVRRYARAKAARETGLTIETRARFGFTAAPGTTDDGRMRRLTQHLPPTYANRLLAAQDAGATEADLQALAAEGLQNVYFRDGGARADGLLVEFTDIDYIDVAF